The Spirochaetota bacterium genome includes a window with the following:
- a CDS encoding tetratricopeptide repeat protein, producing MGDSEQKIEYTPQELAEIERIIGLMPSEGVPARRPPAARVALPEEIEETLDDGDLRPGDEEGIEAIEEIEDISDAIEFVEEEPAPVRGRIRPAEDVAETLDISALEPFDEGAQAPEAPVSGEGADILPADEFAGLGEMPEIEEAPPRARKPVSEGTLGDLEELTAGEPPSVDLQDIPDSGFAEEPKPARKAPPEDELGIGDLDEIPGAGAGTEARQEVRLDKDVDLDIGDLSDISVKEISDMPEVGEADIPEFGAGEIPLPDETAPPGRRKTEEAPQPFEEMPEDMHGLDIPEPMSLSGEPAAKKPAEPELDVFAEAPPRREEKIESFEDFADSADLGAFEEPEPEPAPKARKERAAESFDIEPLPGERAPAGDEGLDLSSRELSKLKKALMLFHPALRRAVKDTIMTDRLPVPDARALVDLILKGGSEEAVKDFLEGKLGIFIDIAEEAPREGRRVISARPEYTKVGIERQKKLFKATRVFAIVAAVTFLTTVLCYQFIYKPYMAKKLIREGVAYIREKGDPVNKKPRDYEKAEKLFRDVDEHFIKNYIPGYNAYARAYFDKHEYDYAIKKLENAIELDPVNVETLNNLGYFYARVPDVDFKRLRRDKKENRLDLAIKYYRMVLTREPENQTALYGVGNAYFYQGHYLKAKQYYEDMLRINKKSAEGHAGLLNLYIERDVLPEVVSVHVAMQDKDLLEKAPSPLLYKLANYYLGKKRTDKVNIRLDYGIQSNRFKDLADNPYPAVRAVLSALHQRDPDYPPLYVAYARLNRDEKNLTLMESYLQKALKLEPAYFAALHLLGEYYYMTKQPVKSYDYLNKAVQANLSPPEFAMEDFYKETETVGRSYHLMGNIFYYFFDQVKATSRFGDELEEEEDRENEIEQRANYEIAQTKYEAAADEGYKAPELSYNLGRIFYLKQQYEKALEQWLDLYEDFVENPEIMFALGNAFYHMDNIEAARGEYLKLINSFERKTEKIKTVFPDRADHLKIYGTLASAYNNMGSVFHRKGNETKASVSYWKAIDNSRRLERENEFARVNLARLLRPTGEPGKPVLDESIPFSIQYYIKELRP from the coding sequence ATGGGTGACAGCGAACAGAAAATAGAATATACGCCGCAGGAGCTCGCCGAGATCGAGCGGATTATCGGTCTCATGCCGAGCGAGGGCGTGCCTGCGCGCAGGCCCCCGGCCGCGCGCGTCGCGCTCCCCGAGGAGATCGAGGAGACGCTCGATGACGGCGATCTCCGTCCGGGGGACGAAGAGGGCATAGAGGCTATAGAGGAGATCGAGGACATCTCCGATGCGATCGAGTTCGTCGAGGAGGAGCCGGCCCCCGTCAGGGGACGCATTCGGCCCGCCGAGGACGTCGCCGAGACGCTGGATATATCGGCGCTCGAGCCTTTCGACGAGGGCGCCCAGGCGCCGGAAGCCCCGGTAAGCGGCGAGGGGGCCGATATACTCCCCGCCGACGAGTTCGCCGGCCTGGGCGAAATGCCCGAAATCGAGGAGGCGCCGCCGCGCGCCCGGAAGCCCGTCTCGGAAGGGACGCTGGGGGACCTCGAGGAGCTCACCGCCGGCGAGCCCCCCTCGGTCGATCTGCAGGACATCCCGGACAGCGGGTTCGCGGAAGAGCCGAAGCCGGCGCGCAAGGCGCCCCCGGAGGACGAGCTCGGGATCGGTGACCTTGACGAGATCCCGGGGGCCGGTGCGGGGACCGAGGCCAGGCAGGAGGTCCGACTCGACAAGGACGTGGACCTGGATATCGGCGACCTGTCCGATATTTCGGTGAAGGAAATATCGGACATGCCGGAGGTCGGTGAGGCCGATATACCCGAGTTCGGGGCCGGCGAGATACCCCTGCCGGATGAGACGGCTCCCCCCGGAAGGCGCAAGACGGAGGAAGCCCCTCAGCCGTTCGAGGAGATGCCCGAAGACATGCATGGCCTGGATATCCCGGAGCCCATGAGTCTGTCCGGAGAACCCGCGGCGAAGAAACCCGCCGAGCCGGAGCTCGATGTGTTCGCGGAAGCCCCTCCGCGCCGCGAAGAAAAAATCGAGTCGTTCGAGGATTTCGCCGATTCCGCCGACCTGGGCGCGTTCGAGGAACCGGAGCCCGAGCCGGCCCCCAAGGCGCGGAAGGAGCGCGCGGCGGAATCCTTCGATATCGAACCCCTCCCCGGGGAGCGGGCCCCCGCGGGCGACGAGGGGCTGGACCTGTCATCCAGGGAGCTCAGCAAGCTCAAGAAGGCGCTCATGCTGTTCCATCCCGCCCTGAGAAGGGCGGTGAAGGACACGATCATGACGGACAGGCTGCCCGTCCCCGACGCGCGCGCGCTCGTGGACCTGATCCTGAAGGGCGGCTCGGAAGAGGCGGTCAAGGATTTCCTGGAGGGCAAGCTCGGCATCTTCATCGACATCGCCGAGGAGGCGCCGCGCGAGGGAAGGCGGGTTATAAGTGCGCGCCCCGAATACACGAAGGTGGGCATCGAGCGCCAGAAGAAGCTGTTTAAGGCGACGCGCGTATTCGCGATCGTCGCCGCGGTTACCTTCCTCACGACGGTGCTCTGCTACCAGTTCATCTACAAGCCGTACATGGCCAAAAAGCTCATCCGCGAGGGCGTGGCGTATATCCGCGAGAAGGGCGACCCGGTGAACAAGAAGCCCCGCGACTACGAAAAGGCGGAGAAGCTCTTCCGCGACGTGGACGAGCATTTTATCAAGAACTACATTCCCGGTTACAACGCGTACGCGCGCGCCTATTTCGACAAGCACGAGTACGATTACGCGATCAAGAAGCTCGAAAACGCGATCGAGTTGGACCCCGTGAACGTCGAGACGCTCAACAACCTGGGCTATTTCTACGCGCGCGTCCCCGACGTCGATTTCAAGAGGCTGCGGCGCGACAAGAAAGAGAACCGGCTGGATCTCGCGATCAAGTATTACCGCATGGTGCTCACCCGCGAACCGGAGAACCAGACGGCGCTCTACGGCGTGGGAAACGCGTATTTCTACCAGGGGCACTACCTCAAGGCAAAGCAGTACTACGAGGACATGCTGCGTATCAACAAGAAGTCCGCCGAGGGCCACGCGGGGCTGCTGAACCTGTACATCGAGCGCGACGTGCTGCCGGAGGTGGTGAGCGTTCACGTCGCGATGCAGGACAAGGACCTGCTTGAAAAGGCGCCCTCGCCCCTGCTCTACAAGCTTGCCAACTATTACCTGGGCAAGAAGAGAACCGACAAGGTCAACATCCGGCTCGACTACGGCATCCAGTCGAACCGGTTCAAGGATCTCGCGGACAATCCCTACCCGGCGGTGCGCGCCGTGCTCAGCGCGCTGCACCAGCGCGATCCCGATTACCCGCCGCTGTACGTCGCGTACGCGCGGCTGAACAGGGACGAGAAGAACCTCACGCTCATGGAGAGCTATCTCCAGAAGGCGCTGAAGCTGGAGCCCGCTTATTTCGCCGCCCTCCACCTTCTCGGGGAGTATTACTACATGACGAAGCAGCCCGTGAAGTCCTACGACTATCTAAACAAGGCGGTGCAGGCGAACCTGAGCCCGCCCGAATTCGCGATGGAGGATTTTTACAAGGAAACGGAGACGGTGGGCAGGTCCTACCATCTCATGGGCAATATCTTCTATTACTTCTTCGACCAGGTCAAGGCGACCTCGCGGTTTGGCGACGAGCTCGAGGAGGAAGAAGACCGGGAAAACGAGATAGAGCAGCGCGCGAATTACGAGATCGCGCAGACGAAATACGAGGCGGCTGCGGACGAGGGCTACAAGGCGCCCGAGCTTTCCTACAACCTGGGTCGGATATTCTACCTGAAGCAGCAGTACGAAAAGGCGCTCGAGCAATGGCTTGACCTCTACGAGGATTTCGTGGAAAACCCGGAGATCATGTTCGCCCTGGGGAACGCGTTCTACCACATGGACAATATCGAGGCGGCGCGCGGCGAATACCTTAAGCTCATCAACAGCTTCGAGCGGAAAACCGAAAAGATCAAGACGGTGTTCCCGGACCGCGCCGATCACCTTAAAATTTATGGAACGCTCGCCTCCGCGTACAACAACATGGGCTCGGTATTTCACCGGAAGGGAAACGAAACGAAGGCCAGCGTGAGCTACTGGAAGGCGATCGACAACTCAAGGCGGCTCGAGCGTGAAAACGAGTTTGCGAGGGTGAACCTCGCGCGGCTTCTCCGGCCCACCGGGGAGCCCGGCAAACCCGTGCTGGACGAAAGCATTCCTTTCAGCATTCAGTACTACATCAAGGAACTCCGCCCATAA
- a CDS encoding cyclase family protein codes for MDRFIDLSHEIEDGMITYKGLPAPAIGEHMGFEDSHAHYGPGTEFTIGRIEMVANTGTYVDSPYHRHRAGADLAALPLASLANLEGVLVSLPAGTRAADASHFSGLALAGKAVLVYTGWDAHWRTETYYSGHPHLTRDAAMLLAQSRVALVGIDSYNIDSTLDLLRPVHTILLGAGIPIVEHLCGLEALRGKAFRFFAVPPMVKRFGSFPVRAFAIVAE; via the coding sequence ATGGACCGATTCATAGACCTGAGTCACGAGATAGAAGACGGGATGATTACCTACAAGGGGCTGCCCGCGCCCGCGATCGGAGAGCACATGGGCTTCGAGGATTCGCACGCGCACTACGGCCCCGGCACCGAGTTCACCATAGGCAGGATCGAGATGGTCGCGAACACGGGAACCTATGTGGATTCACCGTATCACCGTCACCGCGCCGGGGCGGACCTCGCGGCATTGCCGCTCGCGTCGCTCGCTAACCTGGAAGGCGTACTCGTGAGCCTTCCCGCCGGTACAAGGGCCGCCGATGCGTCCCACTTTTCCGGGCTCGCGCTCGCGGGGAAGGCCGTGCTCGTCTATACGGGCTGGGATGCGCACTGGCGCACCGAGACCTATTATTCCGGCCATCCTCACCTCACGCGAGACGCCGCCATGCTTCTCGCGCAATCCCGTGTGGCGCTCGTGGGGATCGATTCCTACAACATAGACAGCACTCTCGATTTGCTGCGCCCGGTGCATACTATCCTGCTGGGCGCGGGGATTCCCATCGTCGAGCATCTTTGCGGCCTGGAAGCGCTCCGGGGGAAAGCCTTCCGCTTCTTCGCGGTGCCGCCCATGGTGAAGCGATTCGGCTCCTTCCCGGTGCGGGCATTCGCCATCGTTGCGGAATGA
- a CDS encoding tetratricopeptide repeat protein, whose translation MKTRMKIAALVFAACALCGIAWSQAKAIKIAVASFELLTAEADAEKPGENAAQLIAANLGSLSRFQLRKSGEVEGYIRKLELAQAGAANPDELRGVGEALKINYIAVGSISRFGALYQVDVRTVNVDDWSIVHSSGIDSYTVDSACRYVNKDIQITFTGGELEGKEKEGADKTTVTVFKFDDANVMAQGAGYGGAFAEMLNSELGALRKLQVIERTHSKALINEKALEMAGVIENNDADGYLKVRGIAYRLTGGIRVFKDVTCIAYELLSTEGGAPVFTGYTEIVSLDGMRPVARHIARNVEDALNNKIGTLRLTADPPGAEVSIDGLPAGTAPVLTFLPKGAHQIKVSSRGYETAVRDMAIEPKQVNLADFKLERLSRKLLDEALLLERMNNWEAAVAKYQEFIERYGDTDEANEAWYRKGHVLQNYMAKYTEALAAFEALIKRYPDAMTRAEAWFGLAKTYTAMGNPVKAKEALRVLVEKFPDSFAAEEGKVMLVGK comes from the coding sequence ATGAAAACCAGAATGAAAATCGCCGCATTGGTATTCGCCGCATGCGCGTTGTGCGGCATCGCATGGTCGCAGGCGAAGGCGATAAAGATCGCCGTGGCTTCCTTCGAGCTTCTCACCGCGGAGGCGGACGCGGAAAAGCCCGGGGAAAACGCCGCGCAGCTCATCGCGGCGAACCTGGGTTCGCTCTCGCGGTTCCAGTTGCGCAAGTCGGGCGAGGTGGAAGGGTATATCAGGAAGCTCGAGCTCGCGCAGGCCGGCGCGGCGAACCCCGACGAGCTCAGAGGCGTCGGGGAGGCGCTCAAGATCAATTACATCGCGGTGGGCTCCATTTCCCGTTTCGGCGCGCTCTACCAGGTGGACGTGCGGACCGTGAACGTGGACGACTGGAGCATCGTGCATTCATCGGGCATCGATTCCTACACGGTCGACTCGGCCTGCCGCTACGTGAACAAGGACATCCAGATTACCTTCACGGGCGGGGAGCTCGAAGGCAAGGAGAAGGAGGGCGCCGATAAAACGACCGTCACCGTGTTCAAGTTCGATGACGCGAACGTCATGGCGCAGGGCGCCGGATACGGCGGCGCGTTCGCCGAGATGCTCAACAGCGAGCTCGGGGCGCTGCGCAAGCTCCAGGTGATCGAGCGCACGCACTCGAAGGCGCTCATCAACGAGAAGGCCCTCGAGATGGCGGGCGTGATCGAGAACAACGACGCGGACGGCTATCTCAAGGTCAGGGGCATCGCCTACCGGCTTACGGGGGGCATCCGCGTGTTCAAGGACGTCACCTGTATCGCCTACGAGCTTCTGAGCACCGAGGGAGGGGCGCCCGTGTTCACGGGCTACACGGAGATCGTTTCGCTTGACGGCATGAGGCCCGTGGCGCGCCATATCGCGCGCAACGTCGAGGACGCGCTCAACAATAAGATAGGCACGTTGAGGCTTACGGCCGATCCGCCCGGGGCCGAGGTAAGCATTGATGGCCTTCCCGCGGGCACGGCGCCCGTGCTTACCTTTCTTCCAAAAGGCGCGCACCAGATAAAGGTCTCTTCGCGGGGCTACGAAACCGCGGTAAGAGACATGGCGATCGAGCCTAAACAGGTGAACCTTGCGGATTTTAAGCTCGAGCGGTTGTCGCGGAAGCTTCTCGACGAGGCGCTTCTCCTGGAACGCATGAACAACTGGGAGGCCGCGGTCGCGAAGTACCAGGAATTCATAGAGCGATACGGCGACACGGACGAGGCGAACGAGGCGTGGTACCGCAAGGGGCACGTGCTCCAGAATTACATGGCGAAATATACGGAAGCGCTCGCTGCGTTCGAGGCGCTCATCAAGCGCTACCCGGACGCAATGACCCGCGCCGAGGCATGGTTCGGGCTCGCGAAGACGTACACGGCAATGGGCAATCCGGTGAAGGCGAAGGAGGCGCTCAGGGTGCTCGTGGAAAAATTCCCGGACTCGTTCGCGGCGGAGGAGGGGAAGGTCATGCTTGTGGGGAAGTGA
- a CDS encoding tetratricopeptide repeat protein, with amino-acid sequence MKLMTRLCLAALVCSLAFFSPACKKGEKAILEDNWKLSEKAAMNQELNKLRDSLSGAKDDFERASIHRKIAQIESEKGDAAGSMKSALESIKYYPNGPEAHYLLGKTYLASGRFRDAENELATAIELDPKLAPAHFEMGNFHYKMRNYPAAIASYTSAVELDGTNFQAYNNMGVMFYQTGNAARAEQSLKKVMELKPDYASAYKNLGILYELKMGDNAGALAQYRKYLEVRPNAPDRAAVRLWIQKLGG; translated from the coding sequence ATGAAACTGATGACGCGATTGTGCCTGGCCGCACTCGTGTGTTCGCTCGCATTTTTCTCTCCAGCATGCAAGAAGGGCGAGAAGGCGATACTCGAGGACAACTGGAAGCTCTCGGAGAAGGCGGCGATGAATCAGGAGCTTAATAAACTGCGCGACTCGCTTTCCGGCGCGAAGGACGATTTCGAACGCGCGTCCATTCACCGGAAGATCGCGCAGATAGAATCGGAGAAGGGCGACGCGGCCGGCTCCATGAAATCGGCGCTCGAATCGATCAAGTATTATCCGAACGGCCCCGAGGCGCATTACCTGTTGGGAAAGACCTACCTCGCGTCCGGCCGGTTTCGCGACGCGGAGAACGAGCTTGCCACCGCGATCGAGCTCGATCCCAAGCTCGCGCCGGCGCATTTCGAGATGGGTAATTTTCACTACAAGATGCGGAACTACCCGGCCGCCATCGCGTCCTACACGAGCGCCGTCGAGCTCGACGGGACGAACTTCCAGGCGTACAACAACATGGGTGTCATGTTCTACCAGACGGGAAACGCCGCGCGGGCCGAGCAGTCCTTGAAAAAAGTGATGGAGCTGAAGCCCGATTACGCGAGCGCGTATAAGAACCTGGGGATACTCTACGAGCTCAAGATGGGGGATAACGCCGGGGCGCTCGCGCAGTACCGGAAATATCTTGAGGTGCGGCCCAACGCCCCGGACCGCGCGGCGGTCAGGCTCTGGATCCAGAAGCTGGGGGGCTGA
- a CDS encoding hydroxymethylbilane synthase gives MSGSACVMLDASGDAMSPGRIFRVGARYNDMDKIRIGTRGSDLALWQARHVAGLLGRERVEIVIIKTQGDKVQHLSFDKMEGKGFFTREIEDALLEGRTDLAVHSMKDLPTEETPGLAVAAITVREDPSDVLLVRADRYAREKAFPLGDGAVVGTGSFRRAAQLRRAHPGVEVRPLRGNVPTRVRRLAEGKFDAVILARAGLSRLALNLSGFVDFTLPFSYFLPAPAQGALALQVRAGDSALAEIVSALEHRETARAIRAERAFLKEFGGGCHVPLGALGIVQGPRVHLSGVIAALDGSALLRRTVVDEDPERAGAELARILKEEGADSLL, from the coding sequence ATGTCCGGTTCTGCTTGTGTGATGCTCGACGCGTCAGGGGACGCCATGTCTCCCGGACGGATTTTCCGCGTCGGCGCCAGGTATAACGATATGGATAAAATACGGATAGGGACCCGCGGCAGCGACCTCGCGCTCTGGCAGGCACGCCACGTGGCCGGGCTACTGGGCCGCGAGCGCGTCGAGATCGTGATCATCAAGACGCAGGGCGACAAGGTGCAGCACCTTTCCTTCGATAAGATGGAGGGGAAGGGCTTTTTCACCAGGGAGATCGAGGACGCCCTGCTCGAGGGGCGCACCGACCTCGCGGTGCATTCGATGAAGGACCTTCCCACCGAGGAAACGCCCGGGCTCGCGGTCGCCGCGATCACCGTCCGCGAAGACCCCTCGGACGTGCTCCTGGTGCGCGCCGACCGGTACGCACGGGAGAAGGCCTTCCCGCTCGGTGACGGTGCCGTGGTGGGGACGGGGTCGTTCAGGCGCGCGGCCCAGCTTCGGAGGGCGCATCCCGGGGTGGAGGTGCGGCCGCTCCGCGGCAACGTGCCCACACGCGTGAGGCGTCTGGCCGAGGGCAAGTTCGACGCGGTTATACTCGCGCGGGCGGGACTCTCGCGGCTCGCGCTCAACCTCTCCGGATTCGTCGATTTCACGCTGCCCTTTTCCTATTTTCTTCCGGCCCCCGCGCAGGGGGCGCTCGCGCTCCAGGTGCGCGCGGGCGATTCCGCGTTAGCCGAAATCGTTTCCGCCCTGGAGCACCGGGAGACCGCGCGGGCGATACGCGCGGAGCGCGCATTCTTAAAGGAATTCGGCGGGGGGTGCCATGTCCCCCTGGGTGCGCTGGGCATCGTCCAGGGACCCAGGGTCCATCTCTCGGGGGTGATCGCCGCACTGGACGGAAGCGCCCTGCTGCGGCGCACGGTCGTGGACGAGGATCCCGAGCGCGCGGGCGCGGAGCTCGCGCGGATACTGAAAGAGGAAGGGGCCGATTCGCTGCTATGA
- the trpA gene encoding tryptophan synthase subunit alpha, with protein MKPYNGCYLVGNYPDRARFIEASLSALEYFDFLEVGVPFSDPVADGPVICNAAHAAIEAGVTPDAVFESVREIAARMPAGKHIYLMLYANHVYTRGPARFAAECADSGVHGVIVPDVPYDESARFKEPLESRGVRFVHFLTPENTPAQAERYATGAGGFLYAVSMRGITGGDLSIDEDTAAVIARAREACAVPVVLGFGVRSAAHAKSALACADGFIMGTRLVELLANEGIEAFTGFVNGLREELRGEVMAAGA; from the coding sequence ATGAAACCGTACAACGGATGCTACCTGGTGGGGAATTACCCGGACCGCGCGCGCTTCATCGAGGCGTCGCTCTCGGCCCTGGAGTACTTCGATTTTCTCGAGGTGGGCGTGCCCTTCTCCGATCCCGTCGCCGACGGACCCGTTATCTGCAATGCGGCGCATGCGGCGATCGAGGCGGGCGTGACGCCGGACGCGGTGTTCGAAAGCGTGCGGGAGATTGCCGCGCGCATGCCCGCGGGAAAGCACATTTACCTGATGCTCTACGCGAATCATGTCTACACCCGCGGCCCCGCGCGCTTCGCGGCCGAGTGCGCCGATTCGGGGGTGCACGGCGTGATCGTGCCCGACGTGCCGTACGACGAAAGCGCCCGTTTCAAGGAGCCGCTGGAATCCCGGGGGGTGCGCTTCGTGCACTTCCTCACCCCGGAGAACACGCCCGCGCAGGCGGAGCGCTATGCCACCGGTGCCGGGGGATTCCTGTACGCGGTTTCGATGCGCGGCATCACGGGGGGGGACCTTTCGATCGACGAGGACACGGCAGCCGTGATCGCGCGCGCGCGCGAAGCATGCGCGGTTCCCGTGGTGCTCGGATTCGGGGTGAGAAGCGCCGCCCACGCGAAGTCCGCGCTGGCCTGTGCGGACGGATTTATCATGGGGACGCGCCTTGTGGAGCTTCTTGCGAATGAAGGCATAGAGGCCTTCACAGGGTTCGTGAACGGTCTCCGCGAGGAACTCCGCGGAGAAGTGATGGCCGCGGGGGCGTGA
- the cobA gene encoding uroporphyrinogen-III C-methyltransferase: MKKGFVYLAGAGPGDPDLITVKALNALRDAECVIYDFLANPSVLGPLSCEKIYVGKQGGDHTLPQEEINALLVRKALEGKVVVRLKGGDPFIFGRGGEEAEELVKHGIPFAIIPGISSFYSAPAYAGIPVTHRDFANAFEVITGHRRADAPEGEDVNFPDYDPDKTFVFLMGMKNLEHIASSLVTRKAFPADTPAAVVTWGTTPAQRTAAGTLGDIAASAASAGMTPPAIIVVGRVAGLREKLRWFDTLPLFGKNIVVTRTREQASVLSRKLAALGAQAIELPSIKIRIPGDQRSLREALGKIGTYSWIVFTSQNAVGIFFQAMADNGLDARALHACRIAAIGPATAAELAGRGIVADLVPDEYVAEAALAALGKAGVAGARVLLPCASGAREVLSTGLAGLGASVDRVHIYDTVMPDDAGAEALERVRDADIVTFASSSTAKNFFAMVKDTSAALASIGPVTSAALRELGKRVDIEAKEYTIDGLVDAIVEWCGRPGK; this comes from the coding sequence ATGAAAAAAGGATTCGTCTACCTCGCGGGGGCCGGTCCCGGCGACCCCGACCTGATAACGGTCAAGGCGCTAAACGCGCTGCGCGACGCGGAGTGCGTCATCTATGATTTCCTCGCGAACCCTTCCGTGCTGGGCCCGCTTTCGTGCGAAAAGATTTACGTGGGAAAGCAGGGGGGAGACCACACGCTGCCTCAGGAGGAGATAAACGCGCTCCTGGTTCGAAAAGCCCTGGAGGGGAAGGTCGTGGTGCGGCTGAAGGGGGGCGACCCCTTCATCTTCGGCCGCGGCGGCGAGGAGGCCGAGGAGCTGGTAAAGCACGGCATTCCCTTCGCCATAATTCCGGGAATTTCCTCGTTTTATTCAGCGCCGGCCTACGCCGGGATACCGGTGACCCACCGCGATTTCGCGAACGCCTTCGAGGTGATCACCGGGCATCGCCGCGCGGACGCCCCGGAGGGCGAGGACGTAAACTTCCCGGACTACGATCCCGATAAAACCTTCGTCTTCCTCATGGGGATGAAAAACCTGGAGCACATCGCCTCCTCGCTCGTTACGCGGAAGGCATTCCCCGCGGACACGCCCGCGGCGGTGGTCACCTGGGGGACCACGCCCGCCCAGCGCACGGCGGCGGGGACGCTCGGGGATATCGCCGCCTCCGCGGCGTCGGCGGGCATGACGCCTCCCGCGATCATAGTGGTGGGGCGGGTGGCGGGCCTGCGCGAAAAGCTTCGCTGGTTCGACACGCTCCCGCTGTTCGGGAAAAATATCGTCGTGACGCGCACCAGGGAGCAGGCCTCGGTACTTTCCCGGAAGCTTGCCGCGCTGGGCGCGCAGGCGATAGAGCTTCCATCGATAAAGATCAGGATTCCCGGGGACCAGCGTTCCCTTCGCGAGGCGCTGGGGAAAATAGGGACCTATTCCTGGATCGTATTCACCTCCCAGAACGCCGTGGGCATATTCTTTCAGGCGATGGCGGATAACGGTCTCGACGCGCGTGCGCTGCATGCGTGCCGGATCGCCGCGATAGGGCCCGCGACCGCGGCGGAGCTCGCGGGACGCGGAATCGTGGCCGACCTCGTGCCCGACGAATACGTCGCCGAGGCGGCGCTCGCGGCGCTCGGGAAGGCGGGTGTCGCGGGGGCGCGCGTACTGCTTCCCTGCGCGTCAGGCGCGCGCGAGGTGCTCAGTACCGGGCTCGCCGGGCTGGGGGCATCGGTCGACCGCGTGCATATCTACGACACCGTGATGCCGGATGACGCGGGGGCGGAAGCGCTCGAGCGGGTGCGCGACGCCGATATCGTCACCTTCGCGAGCAGTTCGACCGCGAAAAACTTTTTCGCCATGGTGAAGGATACCAGCGCCGCCCTGGCGTCGATCGGTCCGGTCACCTCCGCGGCGCTTCGCGAGCTTGGAAAGCGCGTGGACATCGAGGCGAAGGAGTACACCATTGACGGATTGGTGGACGCGATCGTGGAATGGTGCGGGAGGCCGGGAAAATAA
- the trxA gene encoding thioredoxin has protein sequence MRTILLPLIAAILILTPSGPYAKGPLLNLTDATFNSEVLHGDLPVLVDFWAEWCGPCRMIAPILEDLSGKYAGKMKFSKLNVDDHEWTARRFGIQRIPCVKIFYRGRLLDEMYGSWPREEIEHFITRNLALAASR, from the coding sequence ATGCGCACTATCCTCTTGCCGCTGATCGCGGCGATTCTGATCCTTACGCCCTCGGGCCCCTACGCGAAGGGACCCCTGCTGAACCTTACCGATGCGACCTTCAACAGCGAGGTGCTTCACGGCGACCTGCCGGTGCTCGTGGACTTCTGGGCCGAGTGGTGCGGTCCTTGCAGGATGATCGCCCCCATACTGGAAGACCTTTCGGGAAAATACGCCGGGAAGATGAAATTTTCCAAGCTGAACGTGGACGACCATGAATGGACGGCCCGGCGGTTCGGCATACAGCGCATACCCTGCGTGAAGATCTTCTATAGAGGAAGGCTGCTCGATGAGATGTACGGCTCGTGGCCGCGCGAGGAGATCGAACATTTTATCACCCGCAACCTCGCCCTGGCCGCCTCCCGGTGA